In a genomic window of Deltaproteobacteria bacterium:
- a CDS encoding FAD-dependent oxidoreductase: MEETKPDDTVRIGVYVCQCGSNIAGVVDCAAVAEYASGLPGVVICRNQGYTCSEPGQNQVKSDIHEYSLSRVVVASCSPRLHEATFRQCVSEAGLNPYLLEMANIREQCSWVHGHDAGEATTKAKDLVRSALARVRLLNSQTEIAVPVRRSTLVIGGGVAGIQAALDLADAGYKVVLVEKQPSIGGIMARLDKTFPTMDCSI, encoded by the coding sequence ATGGAAGAGACAAAGCCAGATGACACCGTTAGAATAGGCGTATATGTATGCCAGTGCGGATCGAATATCGCCGGTGTGGTTGATTGCGCCGCCGTGGCTGAGTATGCAAGCGGACTGCCGGGGGTCGTGATATGCAGAAACCAGGGCTACACATGCTCCGAACCGGGACAGAACCAGGTCAAGAGTGACATACACGAATACAGCCTCAGCCGGGTAGTGGTAGCCTCATGCTCACCGCGGCTGCATGAAGCAACGTTCCGGCAATGTGTGAGCGAGGCGGGCCTAAATCCCTATCTCCTTGAAATGGCGAACATCCGTGAGCAATGCTCGTGGGTCCACGGCCATGATGCAGGGGAAGCCACAACCAAGGCCAAGGATCTGGTTCGCTCCGCGTTGGCACGGGTCCGTCTGCTGAATTCTCAAACGGAGATAGCGGTTCCGGTCAGGCGCTCCACCCTTGTCATTGGAGGCGGGGTAGCGGGTATACAGGCGGCTTTAGACCTGGCGGATGCGGGGTACAAGGTGGTGCTTGTCGAGAAACAGCCGAGCATCGGGGGCATCATGGCAAGGCTGGATAAGACGTTTCCCACCATGGACTGTTCCATCTGA
- a CDS encoding response regulator produces the protein MDNLILIERELTYLGLLEKAREIYSELGQNSALSYIKSSYHLLSKVYHPDLNPGNEEKAKSLQQRLNLISKLISQTSDADLIGLLKKGLHEEVRTKKKILVVEDEFGLQETLRDVFIMEGYDVRVAVDGENGYEVFQEFKPDLVFTDVVMPKLTGIELVKKIRNENPKIKVIYISGFFGLRNVKRDLNEDVLKFGYPCLSKPFKISAMLELVDKYLHNQTGIDLHA, from the coding sequence ATGGATAACTTAATATTGATCGAGCGGGAACTCACGTACCTGGGTCTATTGGAGAAAGCCCGGGAAATTTACAGTGAGTTGGGTCAAAACAGCGCTCTATCGTATATTAAATCCAGTTATCACTTATTGAGCAAAGTCTATCACCCCGATTTGAATCCCGGCAATGAAGAGAAAGCAAAAAGTCTGCAGCAGCGGCTTAATCTCATCAGCAAACTGATCAGTCAGACAAGTGATGCTGATCTGATCGGTCTGCTCAAGAAGGGTTTGCATGAAGAAGTTCGGACAAAGAAAAAAATACTGGTTGTAGAAGATGAGTTCGGCCTTCAGGAAACCCTGCGTGATGTTTTTATAATGGAAGGCTATGATGTAAGGGTCGCCGTAGACGGTGAAAACGGATATGAAGTCTTTCAAGAATTTAAGCCTGATCTTGTTTTTACCGATGTGGTTATGCCAAAATTGACCGGTATAGAATTAGTGAAAAAAATTCGAAATGAAAATCCCAAAATTAAAGTTATCTATATCAGTGGATTTTTTGGCTTAAGAAATGTCAAACGCGATTTAAATGAAGACGTTTTAAAATTCGGATACCCCTGCCTTTCAAAACCTTTCAAAATCAGCGCCATGCTGGAATTAGTGGACAAGTATCTCCATAATCAGACCGGCATAGATCTGCATGCGTGA
- a CDS encoding (Fe-S)-binding protein, protein MKDHKIDQMIVDMSLYQCLECGKCTTSCPRRLTGKEYSPRLLVHKVIAEREDEAYIENSVWECLTCGMCRERCPSGVDFNRFILEMRTLLAETKGLKGYRAHDGAIHSWMRMMTDPGLKQNRLDWVDSSIRVASSGEVAFFAGCAPYFDVFFAGIQVDTLSIVKDSVRLLNFLDIKPLLLPNERCCGHDLLWTGDTENFEALCRLNYQSFKEAGVREIIVSCPECFQVLSEHMPRVIRGFDMKVTLLMDLLQRELHRGGMDFRPLKRKVTFQDPCRLVRMLDRFSGPRELLNLIPEMKLLEMENSGRSATCCGNCGFINCDAYSKQIQVQRLQEARATGADLLVTACPKCMIHLTCTIRDRLHHGKKIKMEIRDIMSVLADQIEYSG, encoded by the coding sequence GTGAAGGACCATAAGATCGATCAGATGATTGTGGACATGTCACTCTACCAGTGCCTGGAGTGCGGCAAGTGCACCACATCCTGTCCGCGGAGGCTTACGGGTAAAGAATACTCTCCCAGGCTTCTGGTGCACAAGGTGATTGCCGAGCGGGAAGATGAGGCCTATATCGAAAACTCGGTCTGGGAGTGTCTTACCTGCGGAATGTGTCGCGAACGCTGCCCTTCGGGCGTCGATTTCAACCGTTTCATCCTGGAAATGCGCACGCTGCTGGCCGAAACAAAGGGACTAAAGGGTTACAGGGCCCATGACGGGGCCATCCATTCCTGGATGAGGATGATGACCGACCCGGGACTTAAGCAGAACCGGCTTGACTGGGTGGATAGCAGTATCCGGGTGGCATCATCCGGTGAAGTGGCGTTCTTCGCCGGATGCGCACCCTATTTTGATGTCTTCTTTGCCGGCATCCAGGTGGATACGCTTTCCATTGTGAAGGACAGTGTCCGTCTCCTGAACTTCCTGGATATCAAACCGTTGCTTTTGCCGAATGAACGATGCTGCGGTCACGACCTGCTCTGGACGGGGGATACGGAAAACTTTGAGGCCCTCTGCCGGCTGAACTATCAGTCATTCAAAGAGGCCGGAGTAAGGGAAATCATCGTTTCATGCCCTGAATGCTTCCAGGTTCTCAGTGAACATATGCCCCGGGTCATACGCGGGTTTGATATGAAGGTTACCCTGCTTATGGACCTCCTGCAGCGGGAATTGCATAGGGGTGGAATGGACTTTCGACCGTTGAAAAGGAAAGTCACCTTCCAGGACCCATGCAGGCTCGTTCGCATGCTGGACCGTTTTTCCGGCCCACGGGAACTGCTCAATCTGATTCCGGAAATGAAGCTGCTGGAAATGGAAAACTCGGGCAGGAGCGCGACATGCTGCGGGAACTGCGGTTTTATCAATTGCGATGCCTATTCCAAGCAGATTCAGGTACAGAGGCTTCAGGAGGCCCGGGCGACCGGCGCAGACCTGCTTGTTACCGCGTGCCCCAAGTGCATGATTCACCTGACATGCACCATCCGGGATCGGCTGCACCATGGGAAAAAGATAAAAATGGAAATACGTGATATCATGTCCGTTCTTGCCGACCAGATCGAGTACAGCGGATAG
- a CDS encoding hydrogenase iron-sulfur subunit, with protein sequence MDQVRILGICCNWSPFACYNAAGMTGMNMPSTFRLIRVMCIGRINQALILRAFEYGADGVILLECKDEDCRYGPGPEVGHENVHRVRKLLHLLGIPQERLVEHTFGAHDKVALVQTVWKFTGEMESLGPLKAKKGRKAEGLKR encoded by the coding sequence ATGGATCAGGTTCGTATTTTAGGGATATGCTGCAACTGGAGCCCCTTTGCCTGCTACAACGCAGCTGGGATGACGGGAATGAATATGCCGTCCACCTTCCGCCTGATACGGGTGATGTGCATAGGCCGCATCAATCAGGCGCTGATCCTGAGGGCCTTTGAGTATGGGGCGGACGGGGTAATCCTCTTGGAATGCAAGGACGAAGATTGCCGTTATGGCCCGGGACCGGAGGTAGGCCATGAAAACGTGCACCGCGTCCGCAAGCTTCTCCACCTGTTGGGCATTCCCCAGGAGCGATTGGTGGAACACACATTTGGCGCCCATGATAAGGTAGCGCTTGTCCAAACCGTGTGGAAGTTTACAGGGGAAATGGAATCACTGGGTCCTCTGAAGGCAAAAAAAGGCCGGAAAGCGGAGGGATTGAAAAGGTGA
- a CDS encoding FAD-dependent oxidoreductase, protein MRNLPSFNNNRKKAILLVGSGYGALKVAQDLSQSGLPLVWVTKAIHFLELPGGVKHFTEWPVDLDFQFRPLYLQVTRHPLVTAMTHARVEVIKQGTDGYEAVIIQDPIYVNYDLCTGCGRCMDICPLKDTDHPPLRRTPAYCPSRALDLDKRKMSPCRASCPLGVNVQAYMALTAAYRFDEALTIIREDNPLPGICGRVCHHPCEEACRRSMLDQSVAICDIKRFLADQEMTKRTPQLPIIQNTKRSEKIAIIGGGPAGLTAAYFLNREGFGVTIFEAHHEAGGILRVGINAFRLPRHTLNAEIQAIVDAGVKIKTDTPVHSVKDLLDQGFKAVLLCTGAHRDLRLNVPGEDSDGVFGALQMLKNLNTGRDPNIRGRVVIIGGGNSSIDAARSAIRLGADSVTICYRRKRKDMPAHASEIKAAEEEGVKIEYLAAPIRIVSRKGKVSGLTMIRMKLGAIDESGRRKPEPVKDSEFFRPADTVIVATGQQPHLQEGGLGSQFIIGRGGRISVDERLSTSYPGVFAAGDVVTGPDTVVGSMAQGRRAAARVVEYLTAAFPLWGMPPDESRGTGEHVEISADTPRKFRPEMSQRQPKVRRHDFEEVDLGLTAEQAVAEAGRCIQCRACSECRLCESVCTEIGAIDHFISPRRMTITSPTIIIASDEEAAHLNLADGKEIYHVGDFRRAKDLVNVLIAGSSSAGQAMAECSALRITGPPARPERVEPDRDVRFGVFTCTCNGTLAPAGVLDRIRDMGRSMPGVAHSELIFSACHPRGSELIADAVRKHKLNRVILASCVCCPLEFQCISCNDQRNRARIHLFDRLGLDRYRFETINIKDHLGSPDSSEDSLVERMRDFLREAFIRARFMGPLRQGVSKIGNRILILGGSEVGLSCALNLNMQGLKVRLIHRCRLKGEGDLPKDIRERPANRIPGECITHVEEALIEGIRGHLGDFTVTVREDGVRKNFHADIVCLTDLNVLPLAIPEGMFGLKKFYRYNFKFFHSPQIGVYRVMPRTLKRVTAFQAGAALAAHVATTAAEAFLKDHELSPRVNKGRCRGCGRCVEICPFDAVTLVANERGFFTAEVLRYNCVGCGGCVGRCPVTAMDMPYFTNCLLEEIVAGTLAGEE, encoded by the coding sequence ATGCGCAATCTCCCCTCATTCAATAATAACCGGAAAAAGGCAATTCTCCTGGTTGGTTCCGGATACGGCGCCCTCAAGGTTGCTCAGGACCTCTCACAGTCAGGCCTGCCGCTCGTATGGGTTACAAAGGCAATTCACTTCCTGGAACTTCCGGGGGGGGTAAAACACTTTACCGAATGGCCGGTAGATTTAGACTTCCAGTTCCGACCGCTCTACCTCCAGGTAACTCGCCATCCTTTGGTGACGGCTATGACCCACGCACGGGTCGAGGTAATCAAACAGGGCACTGACGGTTATGAGGCCGTCATTATCCAGGACCCCATCTATGTGAACTATGATCTCTGTACCGGCTGCGGACGGTGTATGGATATCTGCCCGCTAAAGGATACGGACCATCCTCCCTTAAGAAGAACGCCTGCCTACTGCCCTTCCCGGGCGCTGGACTTAGACAAGCGTAAGATGAGTCCCTGCCGGGCAAGCTGTCCCCTGGGCGTGAACGTTCAGGCATATATGGCGCTGACAGCGGCATACCGGTTTGACGAAGCCCTCACAATCATCCGGGAAGACAATCCTCTTCCGGGCATCTGCGGACGGGTCTGTCACCACCCCTGTGAGGAAGCCTGTCGTCGCAGCATGCTGGACCAGTCCGTGGCGATATGCGACATCAAACGGTTTCTTGCTGATCAGGAGATGACAAAGCGAACTCCTCAGTTGCCGATAATTCAAAATACTAAACGGTCGGAAAAAATAGCAATCATCGGTGGCGGTCCGGCCGGCCTTACGGCTGCCTATTTCCTCAACCGGGAGGGTTTCGGCGTAACGATATTCGAGGCCCATCACGAGGCGGGAGGAATACTCCGTGTAGGAATCAACGCCTTCAGGCTCCCGCGCCACACGCTGAATGCGGAGATACAGGCCATTGTGGATGCAGGTGTGAAAATCAAGACCGACACGCCGGTCCACTCCGTTAAAGACCTCCTCGACCAGGGTTTCAAGGCCGTACTTCTGTGCACCGGCGCGCACCGTGATCTTCGCCTCAATGTTCCCGGTGAAGATTCGGACGGCGTCTTCGGCGCCCTGCAGATGCTGAAAAACCTGAACACCGGAAGAGATCCGAACATCCGGGGACGCGTGGTCATCATCGGCGGCGGCAACTCATCCATTGATGCTGCCCGGTCCGCCATCCGGCTGGGTGCGGACTCCGTCACGATCTGCTACCGCCGAAAGCGCAAAGACATGCCGGCGCATGCATCTGAAATCAAGGCGGCTGAGGAAGAAGGCGTTAAGATCGAATATCTGGCAGCGCCGATCCGGATTGTTTCCCGAAAAGGAAAAGTATCCGGCCTCACAATGATCCGCATGAAGCTCGGCGCCATCGACGAAAGCGGCCGCAGAAAACCCGAACCGGTGAAGGATTCAGAGTTTTTCCGACCGGCCGACACGGTTATCGTTGCCACAGGACAACAACCCCATTTGCAGGAAGGGGGTCTCGGCAGTCAGTTTATTATAGGCCGGGGCGGAAGAATTAGCGTGGATGAAAGGCTCTCTACGTCGTATCCGGGTGTTTTTGCCGCCGGGGATGTGGTTACAGGACCTGATACCGTAGTCGGGTCCATGGCGCAGGGCAGACGGGCCGCTGCGCGGGTTGTCGAATATCTGACGGCGGCATTTCCCTTGTGGGGTATGCCTCCGGACGAGTCACGCGGCACAGGAGAGCACGTAGAGATTTCCGCAGACACTCCCCGAAAGTTTCGGCCGGAGATGTCACAGCGTCAACCGAAGGTGAGAAGACACGACTTCGAAGAAGTGGACCTTGGCCTCACCGCGGAACAGGCGGTAGCGGAAGCAGGGCGCTGTATTCAATGCAGAGCCTGTTCCGAATGCCGTCTCTGTGAAAGCGTTTGCACTGAAATAGGGGCCATCGATCATTTCATATCTCCCCGGCGCATGACTATTACAAGCCCGACCATAATCATCGCGAGCGATGAAGAGGCCGCCCACCTTAACCTTGCCGATGGAAAGGAGATCTATCATGTTGGGGATTTCCGGCGTGCCAAGGATCTCGTGAATGTATTGATAGCCGGAAGCTCCTCGGCGGGCCAGGCCATGGCGGAGTGTTCCGCCCTGAGGATCACCGGCCCGCCCGCCCGCCCGGAGCGGGTTGAGCCTGACCGGGATGTGCGATTCGGAGTGTTTACATGCACCTGCAACGGGACCCTGGCGCCGGCGGGCGTTCTTGATCGTATCCGGGATATGGGTCGGTCCATGCCGGGCGTGGCCCATAGTGAGCTGATATTTTCGGCGTGTCACCCCCGCGGTTCGGAACTGATTGCCGATGCCGTGCGAAAGCATAAATTGAACAGGGTTATTTTGGCTTCCTGCGTGTGTTGCCCTCTTGAATTCCAGTGCATTTCCTGCAATGATCAGAGAAATCGCGCCCGCATCCATTTGTTTGACAGGCTCGGCCTTGACCGATACCGGTTTGAAACGATCAACATCAAGGATCATCTTGGTTCCCCTGATTCATCCGAGGATAGTCTTGTTGAGCGAATGCGTGATTTCCTGCGGGAGGCATTCATTCGCGCCCGATTCATGGGGCCGCTGCGCCAGGGTGTCTCAAAGATCGGGAACCGTATACTGATCCTTGGAGGGTCGGAAGTGGGCCTGAGCTGCGCGCTTAACCTGAATATGCAGGGGCTTAAGGTGCGTCTGATCCATCGATGCAGGTTGAAAGGTGAGGGGGATTTACCGAAGGATATCCGGGAAAGACCGGCAAACCGCATCCCGGGAGAGTGCATCACGCATGTTGAAGAGGCTCTCATTGAGGGAATCAGGGGCCATCTGGGAGATTTTACGGTCACAGTCCGCGAGGATGGTGTCCGCAAGAATTTCCACGCGGATATCGTGTGTCTTACAGACCTGAATGTGCTGCCCCTGGCGATTCCCGAAGGGATGTTCGGCCTCAAGAAATTCTACCGGTACAATTTCAAATTTTTCCATAGCCCCCAGATCGGCGTTTACCGTGTGATGCCGAGGACGCTCAAGAGGGTGACGGCTTTCCAGGCGGGGGCCGCCCTGGCTGCGCATGTGGCGACAACGGCAGCCGAGGCATTTCTGAAAGACCATGAACTCAGCCCCAGGGTCAATAAGGGACGATGTCGCGGGTGCGGCCGCTGTGTCGAGATATGTCCTTTCGACGCCGTCACGCTGGTTGCCAATGAGCGTGGCTTTTTCACGGCGGAGGTATTGCGTTATAATTGTGTCGGATGCGGCGGTTGTGTGGGACGCTGCCCCGTAACGGCCATGGACATGCCCTACTTTACCAACTGCCTCCTGGAAGAGATCGTGGCAGGCACACTGGCCGGTGAGGAATGA
- a CDS encoding hydrogenase iron-sulfur subunit, giving the protein MTDAGRHPNITLLTMSEVKEVTGFVGNFHVRILKRARYVKEKECTACGDCIETCPVIIPDEFNMGLSSRRAIYSPFPQAVPSAYAVDITHCLGHNPVICGKCIEKCKKHCIDFDMNDEEVIFDVGTIIVATGMDTYDPTILEEYGYTRYENVLTSMELERLINAGGPTNGEVIRLTDGKIPQSVAFVQCVGSRSQRRGRPYCSNICCMNTIKSTIMLKEHYPDIEIEVFYIDIRAFGKGFEDLFRRSKGMGVRYIRGLPGNIKQDPENHDLILTVENTATNELDIHRTGMVVLAVGVEPPSDMKMIQEMLALQTTPDGFYLEAHPKLQPVDSATRGIFFAGCAEGPKDIKDSVTQASAAAARSMRLMNPGMLTVEAITAEVNPDQCNSCGLCAKVCPYNAITVDTKAKTAAKVTQAACAGCGSCAAECPTLAITMNHFTDAQIEAQIDAILDKDAADRILIFACNWCSYAGADFAGVSRLRYPPNTRLIRTMCSARVHEKFIWRAFERGAPVVLVSGCHIGDCHYINANHWTERRIKRIWKKMEKLGLRTERLGLEWISAAEGLRFQQVMERMEKIRKGVTPEEITGTLRILKEQKKQSRE; this is encoded by the coding sequence ATGACGGATGCCGGTCGGCATCCCAACATTACGCTGCTGACGATGAGTGAAGTAAAAGAGGTCACGGGTTTCGTGGGCAACTTCCACGTGCGCATCCTGAAGAGGGCAAGATACGTGAAGGAGAAGGAATGTACGGCCTGCGGGGATTGTATCGAGACCTGTCCGGTCATCATTCCTGATGAATTCAATATGGGACTGAGCTCCCGCCGGGCCATCTATTCACCCTTTCCGCAGGCAGTCCCATCTGCGTATGCCGTGGATATTACCCACTGCCTCGGTCATAACCCGGTCATCTGCGGAAAGTGCATCGAAAAATGTAAAAAGCATTGCATCGACTTCGACATGAACGACGAAGAGGTGATCTTCGACGTCGGCACCATAATCGTGGCTACGGGAATGGACACCTATGATCCGACCATCCTGGAAGAGTACGGGTACACCCGCTACGAGAATGTTTTAACGAGCATGGAGCTGGAGCGGCTGATCAATGCCGGAGGCCCCACCAATGGGGAAGTCATCCGCCTGACGGACGGGAAAATCCCCCAATCAGTCGCCTTTGTCCAGTGCGTGGGCTCCCGTTCACAGCGGCGGGGCAGGCCGTACTGCTCGAACATCTGCTGCATGAACACGATAAAGAGCACGATCATGCTGAAGGAGCACTATCCCGATATCGAAATTGAAGTGTTCTACATCGATATCAGGGCCTTCGGTAAAGGATTCGAGGATCTGTTCCGGCGGAGCAAGGGTATGGGTGTCCGATACATCCGGGGCCTCCCCGGCAACATCAAACAGGACCCCGAAAACCATGACCTGATACTGACCGTTGAAAACACGGCGACGAACGAACTGGATATCCACCGCACCGGAATGGTGGTCCTGGCTGTTGGCGTCGAGCCGCCTTCCGACATGAAAATGATTCAGGAGATGCTGGCTCTGCAGACAACGCCGGACGGCTTCTACCTTGAGGCCCACCCGAAGCTTCAGCCCGTGGATTCGGCAACCCGGGGCATATTCTTCGCGGGTTGTGCAGAAGGACCCAAAGACATCAAGGATTCGGTCACCCAGGCCTCCGCGGCCGCTGCACGGTCTATGCGCCTCATGAATCCCGGCATGCTCACGGTAGAGGCGATTACGGCGGAAGTCAATCCCGATCAATGCAACTCCTGCGGCCTGTGTGCCAAGGTATGCCCGTACAATGCGATCACCGTGGATACAAAGGCAAAGACGGCCGCAAAAGTGACCCAGGCGGCATGCGCGGGATGCGGCTCGTGCGCGGCGGAATGCCCAACGCTCGCCATTACCATGAATCATTTCACCGATGCACAGATCGAGGCGCAGATTGATGCAATCCTGGACAAGGATGCGGCCGATCGAATCTTGATCTTTGCGTGCAACTGGTGTTCCTATGCGGGAGCCGACTTTGCCGGCGTCTCACGGCTCCGCTACCCGCCTAATACGCGCCTGATACGGACCATGTGCTCGGCCAGGGTGCACGAAAAGTTCATCTGGCGTGCCTTCGAAAGGGGGGCTCCGGTAGTCCTGGTTTCCGGCTGCCATATCGGCGACTGCCACTACATCAACGCCAACCACTGGACGGAGCGGCGTATCAAGAGAATCTGGAAAAAGATGGAGAAACTCGGCCTGCGTACCGAGAGGCTGGGTCTGGAGTGGATCAGCGCCGCGGAAGGTCTCCGCTTCCAACAGGTCATGGAGCGCATGGAGAAAATCAGAAAAGGCGTCACGCCTGAAGAAATCACCGGGACGCTGCGCATCCTCAAGGAGCAGAAAAAACAGTCACGAGAGTGA